In the Acidovorax sp. A79 genome, one interval contains:
- a CDS encoding response regulator transcription factor translates to MQLLLVEDDPTMQATLHRALTRRGMEVTAVGDGKSALSQWASRQPDAVILDLTLPGLDGLQVLQQARARGLRTPVLILTARGTVGDRVMGLNAGADDYLPKPFDLDELEARLRALVRRSADPLPGTQLAPSTVQIGAIRYDKNSGALYLQGEVMELTPRELALMHALLAQPGHAVTKERLYELVFPGQLDVQYEAIEVVVYRLRKKLAGTGLTLMTLRGLGYLLRTDA, encoded by the coding sequence ATGCAATTGCTCCTCGTTGAAGACGACCCCACCATGCAGGCGACCCTGCACCGTGCACTGACCCGGCGCGGCATGGAGGTGACTGCGGTGGGCGACGGCAAATCCGCCCTGAGCCAGTGGGCGTCCCGCCAGCCCGACGCCGTCATCCTGGACCTTACCCTGCCTGGGCTCGACGGCCTGCAGGTGCTGCAGCAGGCGCGCGCGCGCGGCCTGCGAACGCCGGTGCTGATCCTCACCGCCCGAGGCACCGTGGGCGACCGGGTGATGGGGCTGAACGCAGGGGCGGACGATTACCTGCCCAAGCCCTTCGACCTGGACGAACTCGAGGCCCGGCTGCGTGCCCTGGTGCGCCGCAGCGCGGACCCCCTACCCGGCACGCAGCTGGCTCCCAGCACCGTGCAGATCGGTGCCATCCGCTATGACAAGAACAGCGGCGCGCTGTATCTCCAGGGCGAGGTGATGGAGCTGACGCCGCGCGAGCTGGCGCTCATGCACGCCCTGCTCGCCCAACCAGGCCACGCCGTCACCAAGGAGCGGCTGTACGAGCTGGTGTTCCCCGGCCAGCTGGATGTGCAGTACGAGGCCATCGAGGTCGTGGTGTACCGCCTGCGCAAGAAACTGGCGGGCACCGGCCTGACCCTCATGACGCTGCGCGGGCTGGGCTACCTGCTGCGGACCGACGCATGA
- a CDS encoding tripartite tricarboxylate transporter substrate binding protein translates to MRRDMFLKSLAAMAAAGVLPVSAQSAHAIKMMIPANPGGGWDTTGRALGKAMQDAGVASSVSYDNKGGAAGAIGLAQFVNASKGDPNALMVMGAVMLGGIITGKPPVGLDKVTPLARLTSEYNVFVLPANSPFKSMKDVVDQLKKDPGSVKWGGGSRGSTEHIAAAMIAREVGVDPAKINYVAFRGGGEATAAILGGNVTVGGSGYSEFAEYITAGKMRAVGVTSGSRLKGVNVATLKEQGINVEIGNWRGVYGAPGITPEQRKALIEALSKTFKHKAWQDAMEKNGWTPAWMAGDEFANFVDAEFASMRATMAKSGMI, encoded by the coding sequence ATGCGTCGCGATATGTTTCTGAAATCACTGGCTGCCATGGCCGCAGCCGGCGTGCTGCCGGTATCGGCCCAGAGCGCCCACGCCATCAAGATGATGATTCCCGCCAACCCTGGCGGTGGCTGGGACACCACGGGCCGTGCGCTGGGCAAGGCCATGCAGGATGCAGGCGTCGCGTCGTCGGTGTCTTATGACAACAAGGGCGGCGCCGCTGGCGCCATCGGCCTGGCCCAGTTCGTCAACGCCAGCAAGGGCGACCCGAACGCCCTGATGGTGATGGGCGCCGTGATGCTGGGCGGCATCATCACGGGCAAGCCGCCCGTGGGCCTGGACAAGGTGACCCCGCTCGCGCGCCTGACCAGCGAATACAACGTGTTCGTGCTGCCCGCCAATTCGCCTTTCAAGTCCATGAAGGACGTGGTGGACCAGCTCAAGAAGGATCCTGGCAGCGTGAAGTGGGGCGGTGGCTCGCGTGGTTCCACCGAGCACATCGCGGCAGCGATGATCGCCCGCGAAGTGGGCGTGGACCCCGCCAAGATCAACTACGTGGCCTTCCGTGGGGGCGGTGAGGCCACCGCCGCCATCCTGGGCGGCAACGTCACGGTGGGCGGCAGCGGCTACAGCGAGTTCGCCGAGTACATCACCGCGGGCAAGATGCGCGCCGTGGGCGTCACCTCGGGCTCGCGCCTGAAGGGCGTGAACGTCGCCACGCTCAAGGAGCAGGGCATCAACGTGGAAATCGGCAACTGGCGCGGCGTGTACGGCGCGCCTGGCATCACCCCCGAGCAGCGCAAGGCGCTGATCGAGGCCCTGTCCAAGACCTTCAAGCACAAGGCCTGGCAAGATGCGATGGAGAAGAACGGCTGGACCCCCGCATGGATGGCCGGCGACGAGTTCGCCAACTTCGTGGATGCCGAGTTCGCCAGCATGCGCGCCACCATGGCCAAGTCGGGGATGATCTGA
- a CDS encoding tripartite tricarboxylate transporter TctB family protein, with protein sequence MTQQHSSRSKPLQTLIGAGLVVLALFLAWGASTVSSEAGYGGVGPNFFPWVVSIALLICGVLCVVHALTGGFRELEEGSGDERAHWKGFIWVSAGLLLNALLITTLGFILSCALCFVLSVRGFKSSEGELDLRLRAWIKDSLIGVAVAAPVFWMFTQLLAINLPGLTNTGWL encoded by the coding sequence ATGACACAACAACATTCATCGCGCTCCAAGCCCTTGCAGACCCTGATAGGGGCGGGCCTGGTGGTGCTTGCGCTGTTTCTGGCCTGGGGTGCCAGCACGGTCAGCTCGGAGGCGGGCTACGGCGGCGTGGGCCCCAATTTCTTTCCCTGGGTGGTCAGCATCGCCTTGCTGATCTGCGGCGTGCTCTGCGTGGTGCATGCACTGACCGGGGGCTTTCGTGAGCTGGAAGAGGGCTCGGGCGACGAGCGCGCCCACTGGAAGGGTTTCATCTGGGTGTCGGCCGGGCTGCTGCTCAATGCCTTGCTCATCACGACGCTGGGCTTCATCCTGAGCTGCGCGCTGTGCTTCGTGCTGTCGGTGCGGGGCTTCAAGAGCTCGGAAGGCGAGCTGGACCTGCGCCTGCGGGCCTGGATCAAGGATTCCCTCATTGGCGTGGCCGTGGCCGCGCCGGTGTTCTGGATGTTTACGCAATTGCTGGCCATCAACCTGCCCGGCCTCACCAACACGGGGTGGCTGTAA
- a CDS encoding tripartite tricarboxylate transporter permease, whose translation METLNLLMQGFATAATPINLMWAFVGCMIGTAVGVLPGIGPAVAVAMLLPITVKVEATASMIFFAGIYYGAMYGGSTTSILLNTPGEAGSMVTAMEGNKMAKNGRAGAALATAAIGSFVAGTIATVLVTFFAPLVAEYAVRLGPPEYFMLMVLAFTTVSAVLGKSTLRGMVALFVGLAMGLIGIDQISGQARYTGGVPELMDGIEVVLIAVGLFAVGEALYNVMYEGKTDETQNRLTSTHMTKEEWRRSWPAWIRATFIGFPFGTVPAGGSEIPTFLSYAAEKKLSKHKEEFGTTGAIEGVAGPEAANNAAITATLIPLLTLGIPTSNTTAILLGAFQNYGIQPGPQLFDTNGALVWALIASMYIGNVMLLILNLPLVGLWVKLLKIPKSYLYAGILVFSTLGVYGMRQSAFDLVLLYAIGLLGVVMRRFDFPAAPVVVGMILGPLAEAQMRNAVSIGEGKWTIFLERPGSLTLIVIVLSVLIVPRLLRRWAARKLAALER comes from the coding sequence ATGGAAACGTTGAACCTCCTGATGCAGGGTTTTGCCACCGCTGCCACTCCCATCAACCTGATGTGGGCCTTCGTGGGCTGCATGATCGGCACCGCCGTGGGCGTGCTGCCCGGCATCGGGCCGGCCGTGGCGGTGGCCATGCTGCTGCCCATCACCGTGAAGGTCGAGGCCACGGCCTCCATGATCTTCTTCGCGGGCATCTATTACGGCGCCATGTATGGCGGTTCCACCACGTCCATCCTGCTGAACACGCCCGGTGAGGCGGGCTCCATGGTCACCGCCATGGAGGGCAACAAGATGGCCAAGAACGGCCGTGCGGGCGCGGCGCTGGCGACCGCCGCCATCGGCTCGTTCGTGGCGGGCACCATCGCCACCGTGCTGGTCACGTTCTTTGCCCCCCTGGTGGCTGAATACGCCGTGCGCCTGGGCCCGCCCGAGTACTTCATGCTGATGGTGCTGGCCTTCACCACCGTGAGCGCGGTGCTGGGCAAGAGCACGCTGCGCGGCATGGTGGCGCTGTTCGTCGGCCTGGCCATGGGCCTCATCGGCATCGACCAGATCTCGGGCCAGGCGCGCTACACCGGTGGCGTGCCCGAGCTGATGGACGGGATCGAGGTGGTGCTGATCGCCGTGGGCCTGTTTGCCGTGGGCGAGGCCTTGTACAACGTGATGTACGAAGGCAAGACCGACGAAACCCAGAACCGCCTGACCAGCACGCACATGACCAAGGAGGAGTGGAGGCGTTCGTGGCCCGCATGGATCCGCGCCACCTTCATCGGCTTTCCGTTCGGCACCGTGCCCGCGGGCGGCAGCGAGATCCCGACCTTCCTGAGCTACGCCGCTGAAAAGAAGCTGAGCAAGCACAAGGAAGAGTTCGGCACCACCGGCGCCATCGAAGGCGTGGCGGGCCCCGAGGCCGCCAACAACGCGGCCATCACGGCCACGCTGATCCCGCTGCTCACGCTGGGCATTCCCACGTCCAACACCACGGCCATCCTGCTGGGTGCGTTCCAGAACTACGGCATCCAGCCCGGCCCGCAGCTGTTCGACACCAATGGCGCGCTGGTGTGGGCACTGATCGCCTCCATGTACATCGGCAACGTGATGCTGCTCATCCTGAACCTGCCGCTGGTGGGCCTGTGGGTGAAGCTGCTCAAGATTCCCAAGTCGTACCTGTACGCGGGCATCCTGGTGTTCTCCACGCTGGGCGTGTACGGCATGCGCCAGAGCGCGTTCGATCTGGTGCTGCTGTATGCGATCGGCCTCTTGGGCGTGGTGATGCGCCGCTTCGACTTCCCGGCCGCTCCAGTGGTGGTGGGCATGATCCTGGGGCCTCTGGCAGAGGCGCAGATGCGCAACGCCGTGTCGATTGGCGAAGGCAAGTGGACGATCTTCCTGGAGCGCCCCGGTTCGCTGACGCTGATCGTCATCGTGCTGTCCGTGCTCATCGTGCCGCGCCTGCTGCGGCGCTGGGCGGCACGCAAGCTGGCGGCGCTGGAGCGCTGA
- a CDS encoding DUF2325 domain-containing protein, which translates to MQSLPQEFLALCRQLGDAQKRCSTAMAAQAAQIEALQRQVVRLRAQVIVRDTRLAMARDELERMKAAHPGLPRRKAMALHIGVLAERIASLSRECLRWRLAAQADAAPASAVEPACGAAAARVHAPAGALRGAPAGSALDANLAAADLVICQTGCISHDEYWRVQDHCRRTGKPCILVDQPLAVREAEALAAIQPMVVLRMVRAQRPADGTTTGQKALILNENGR; encoded by the coding sequence ATGCAATCACTTCCGCAGGAGTTTCTGGCGCTCTGCCGCCAACTGGGCGATGCACAGAAGCGCTGCAGCACCGCCATGGCCGCCCAGGCCGCGCAGATCGAGGCACTGCAGCGCCAGGTGGTGCGGCTGCGCGCCCAGGTCATCGTGCGGGACACGCGCCTGGCGATGGCGCGGGATGAACTGGAGCGGATGAAGGCCGCGCACCCCGGCCTGCCCCGCCGCAAGGCCATGGCGCTCCACATCGGCGTGCTTGCCGAGCGCATCGCGAGCTTGTCGCGCGAATGCCTGCGCTGGCGGCTGGCGGCACAGGCCGATGCGGCTCCCGCCAGCGCCGTGGAGCCCGCCTGCGGCGCTGCGGCGGCCCGCGTGCATGCCCCGGCCGGCGCCCTGCGCGGGGCGCCCGCGGGCTCGGCGCTCGACGCCAACCTGGCCGCGGCCGACCTGGTGATCTGCCAGACCGGCTGCATCAGCCATGACGAGTACTGGCGGGTGCAGGACCACTGCCGCCGCACGGGCAAGCCTTGCATCCTGGTGGACCAGCCCCTGGCCGTGCGAGAGGCAGAGGCGCTGGCCGCCATCCAGCCCATGGTGGTCCTGCGCATGGTGCGCGCGCAGCGCCCTGCGGACGGCACCACCACCGGGCAGAAGGCGTTGATCTTGAATGAAAATGGCCGCTAG
- a CDS encoding sigma-54-dependent Fis family transcriptional regulator encodes MPLLTDDAPALPLDAQGILELAARSMFQLFSSVSQGMFLVDRSGRIVWVNEGYQRFLPDLGFSSVDQFVGRTVEEVIPNTQMRRVLETGQPVLIDLLTNKAGTFVVSRIPLRDDADRVIGAIGIVLFDHPETTLQPLISKFALLQRDLDDARRELASQRSRSLAVAGDGERRAKYTFASFIGSSPAAAEVKRQARRAAQSSSPVLLLGETGTGKELLAHAIHAASSRASGPFVSVNIAAVPDTLLEAEFFGVAPGAYTGADRKGRDGKFKLADGGTLFLDEIGDMPQSLQAKLLRALQEGEIEPLGSNKLVPFNVRILAATSRDLAALVREGKFREDLFYRLHVLPVRVPPLRVRRTDIPALVEALGEDLALRNSTAPPELLPDAMALLAGQPWRGNIRELRNVLEQAVMRSDSPSIDAAQLERVLREAGVEPAAPAPVLDTASMADAQDESRYLRPLAEQVAELERRAIAATLKAHGGNKLATARQLGISRATLYGRLENPE; translated from the coding sequence ATGCCCCTGCTCACCGACGACGCCCCCGCACTGCCGCTGGATGCCCAGGGCATTCTCGAACTGGCGGCGCGGTCCATGTTCCAGCTGTTTTCCAGCGTCAGCCAGGGCATGTTCCTGGTGGACCGCAGCGGGCGCATCGTGTGGGTCAACGAAGGCTACCAGCGCTTTCTGCCCGACCTGGGGTTCTCCTCGGTCGACCAGTTCGTGGGCCGCACGGTGGAAGAGGTGATCCCCAACACCCAGATGCGCCGCGTGCTGGAGACCGGCCAGCCCGTGCTGATCGACCTGCTCACCAACAAGGCGGGCACCTTCGTGGTCAGCCGCATCCCGCTGCGCGACGATGCCGACCGCGTGATCGGCGCCATCGGCATCGTGCTGTTCGACCACCCCGAGACCACGCTGCAGCCGCTGATCAGCAAGTTCGCGCTGCTGCAGCGCGACCTGGACGACGCGCGGCGCGAACTGGCCAGCCAGCGCAGCCGCTCCCTGGCCGTGGCGGGCGACGGCGAGCGGCGCGCCAAGTACACCTTTGCCAGCTTCATTGGCTCCAGCCCTGCGGCGGCCGAGGTCAAGCGCCAGGCGCGGCGCGCGGCGCAGTCCAGCAGCCCCGTGTTGTTGCTGGGCGAGACGGGCACGGGCAAGGAGTTGCTGGCCCACGCCATTCATGCGGCATCGAGCCGCGCGAGCGGCCCGTTCGTGAGCGTCAACATTGCCGCCGTGCCCGACACATTGCTGGAGGCCGAGTTCTTTGGCGTGGCCCCCGGGGCCTACACCGGTGCCGACCGCAAGGGGCGCGACGGCAAGTTCAAGCTGGCCGACGGCGGCACGCTGTTCCTCGACGAAATCGGCGACATGCCGCAAAGCCTGCAGGCCAAGCTGCTGCGGGCCCTGCAAGAGGGCGAGATCGAGCCGCTGGGCTCCAATAAGCTCGTGCCCTTCAACGTGCGCATCCTGGCCGCCACGTCGCGCGACCTGGCCGCGCTGGTGCGCGAAGGCAAGTTCCGCGAGGACCTGTTCTACCGCCTGCACGTGCTGCCCGTGCGCGTGCCGCCGCTGCGCGTGCGGCGCACCGACATCCCGGCCCTGGTGGAGGCGCTGGGTGAAGACCTGGCGCTGCGCAACAGCACGGCCCCGCCCGAGCTGCTGCCCGATGCCATGGCGCTGCTGGCGGGCCAGCCCTGGCGCGGCAACATCCGCGAACTGCGCAACGTGCTGGAGCAGGCCGTGATGCGCAGCGACTCGCCGTCCATCGACGCCGCCCAGCTCGAGCGTGTCCTGCGCGAGGCCGGCGTGGAGCCGGCCGCTCCCGCGCCGGTGCTGGACACGGCTTCCATGGCCGATGCCCAGGACGAAAGCCGCTACCTGCGTCCGCTGGCCGAGCAGGTGGCCGAGCTGGAGCGGCGCGCCATCGCGGCGACCCTGAAAGCCCATGGCGGCAACAAGCTCGCCACCGCACGGCAACTGGGCATCTCGCGGGCCACGCTGTATGGACGTCTGGAAAACCCTGAATAA
- a CDS encoding substrate-binding domain-containing protein, with protein MHRRTLVALATAAVTAATLSTPAFGQAGEIRIAHIYSKTGPLEAYGKQTQTGLLMGLNYATGGSMTVNGKRLVVIEKDDQGKPDLGKSLLASAYSDDKADIAVGPTSSGVALALLPVAEEYKKILLVEPAVADAITGDKWNKYIFRTGRNSSQDAISNAVAVDKAGVTVATLAQDYAFGRDGVKAFKDALKNAKLVHEEYLPTTTTDFTAGAQRLIDKLKDVPGRKVIFIIWAGAGNPFKIADMDLKRYNIEIATGGNILPAMAAYKNFPGMEGATYYYFGIPKNPVNEAMVAAHYKEFKTPPDFFTAGGFSSAMALVTALKATNGDTNTNKLIKTMEGMSFETPKGKMTFRKEDHQAMQSMYHFKIKVDPAFAWGVPELVREIKPEEMNVPIRNKR; from the coding sequence ATGCATCGTCGCACCCTGGTCGCCCTGGCCACCGCTGCCGTCACCGCCGCCACGCTTTCCACCCCCGCTTTCGGCCAGGCCGGGGAAATCCGCATCGCCCACATCTACAGCAAGACCGGCCCGCTGGAAGCCTATGGCAAGCAGACCCAGACCGGCCTGCTGATGGGCCTGAACTACGCCACCGGCGGCAGCATGACCGTCAATGGCAAGAGGCTCGTCGTGATTGAAAAGGACGACCAGGGCAAGCCTGACCTGGGCAAGAGCCTGCTGGCCTCGGCCTATTCGGACGACAAGGCCGACATCGCCGTCGGCCCCACGTCCTCGGGCGTGGCCCTGGCGCTGCTGCCCGTGGCCGAGGAATACAAGAAGATCCTGCTGGTGGAGCCCGCCGTGGCCGACGCCATCACCGGCGACAAGTGGAACAAGTACATCTTCCGCACCGGCCGCAACAGCAGCCAGGATGCCATCTCCAACGCCGTGGCCGTCGACAAGGCCGGCGTCACGGTGGCCACGCTGGCGCAGGACTATGCCTTCGGCCGCGACGGCGTGAAGGCCTTCAAGGACGCGCTCAAGAACGCCAAGCTCGTGCACGAGGAGTACCTGCCCACGACCACCACCGACTTCACTGCCGGTGCCCAGCGCCTGATCGACAAGCTCAAGGACGTGCCCGGCCGCAAGGTCATCTTCATCATCTGGGCCGGCGCGGGCAACCCCTTCAAGATCGCCGACATGGACTTGAAGCGCTACAACATCGAGATCGCCACGGGCGGCAACATCCTGCCCGCCATGGCCGCGTACAAGAACTTCCCTGGCATGGAAGGCGCCACGTACTACTACTTCGGCATCCCCAAGAACCCCGTGAACGAAGCCATGGTGGCCGCGCACTACAAGGAGTTCAAGACCCCGCCGGACTTCTTCACCGCCGGCGGCTTCAGCTCCGCCATGGCGCTGGTCACGGCCCTCAAGGCCACGAACGGCGACACCAACACCAACAAGCTCATCAAGACCATGGAGGGCATGAGCTTCGAGACCCCCAAGGGCAAGATGACCTTCCGTAAGGAAGACCACCAGGCCATGCAGAGCATGTACCACTTCAAGATCAAGGTGGACCCGGCCTTCGCCTGGGGCGTGCCCGAGCTGGTGCGCGAGATCAAGCCTGAAGAAATGAACGTGCCGATCCGCAACAAGCGATAG
- a CDS encoding PHB depolymerase family esterase yields the protein MAFNFIRAAAAGAVISMCAAGGAMAAVNLPALKIDKTQTTVSGLSAGGFMAVQLHVAYSATFAKGVGVVAGGPFYCAEGSVVNATGRCMASPAGIPTSTLVSTTNTWASQGAIDPVANLQNSKVYLFSGTLDSAVKTGVMDALRTYYNSFVPAANVVYKKDIAAEHAMVTDDYGNGCTTKAAPYISNCNFDLAGAMLQHLYGPLNARNNAALPTGNFIEFNQSEFISNHGMAATGWAYVPQACQAGGSTTCKLHVVLHGCKQNISDVQQQYVRNTGYNRWADTNNMVMLYPQTSTAATNSCFDWWGYDNANYAKKSGPQMAAIKAMVDRVSSGGTTNPPVDLPAPTGVSTSGATASSMAIAWNAVSGAASYNVYRNANKVNALPVTATNYSDTGLAASTTYSWTVRAADANGAEGAVSAAASGTTLAAPGGGTGTCTTASNYAHTLAGRAYAYAGFAYALGSNQGMGWWNVFVTTTLKQTSPGYYVIGTC from the coding sequence ATGGCTTTCAATTTCATCCGGGCGGCTGCAGCAGGGGCTGTAATTTCAATGTGCGCAGCGGGCGGCGCGATGGCCGCCGTCAACCTGCCCGCGCTCAAGATCGACAAGACCCAGACCACCGTGTCGGGCCTGTCGGCTGGCGGCTTCATGGCCGTGCAGCTGCACGTGGCGTATTCGGCCACGTTTGCCAAAGGGGTGGGCGTGGTCGCGGGCGGGCCGTTCTATTGCGCCGAGGGCTCGGTCGTCAATGCCACGGGGCGCTGCATGGCCAGCCCGGCGGGCATTCCCACCAGCACGCTGGTCAGCACCACCAACACCTGGGCCAGCCAAGGCGCCATCGACCCCGTGGCCAATCTCCAGAACTCGAAGGTCTACCTGTTCTCGGGCACGCTCGACAGTGCGGTCAAGACCGGCGTGATGGATGCCCTGCGCACCTACTACAACAGCTTCGTGCCGGCCGCCAACGTGGTCTACAAGAAGGACATCGCGGCCGAGCACGCCATGGTCACCGACGACTACGGCAACGGCTGCACCACCAAGGCCGCGCCCTACATCAGCAACTGCAACTTCGACCTGGCCGGTGCCATGCTGCAGCACCTGTACGGCCCGCTCAATGCACGCAACAACGCGGCGCTGCCCACCGGCAACTTCATCGAGTTCAACCAGAGCGAATTCATCTCCAACCACGGCATGGCCGCCACGGGCTGGGCCTATGTGCCGCAGGCCTGCCAGGCGGGCGGCAGCACCACCTGCAAGCTGCATGTGGTGCTGCATGGCTGCAAGCAGAACATCAGCGATGTGCAGCAGCAGTACGTGCGCAACACCGGCTACAACCGCTGGGCCGACACCAACAACATGGTGATGCTGTACCCACAGACCAGCACGGCCGCCACCAACAGCTGCTTTGACTGGTGGGGCTACGACAACGCCAACTACGCCAAGAAGTCCGGTCCGCAGATGGCGGCCATCAAGGCCATGGTGGACCGGGTCTCCAGCGGCGGCACCACCAACCCGCCGGTGGACCTGCCTGCCCCCACGGGCGTGAGCACCTCGGGCGCCACCGCCAGCAGCATGGCGATTGCCTGGAATGCCGTCTCGGGCGCTGCCAGCTACAACGTGTACCGCAACGCCAACAAGGTCAACGCGCTGCCCGTGACCGCCACGAACTACAGCGACACCGGCCTGGCCGCTTCCACCACCTACAGCTGGACCGTGCGTGCCGCCGATGCCAACGGCGCCGAAGGCGCCGTGTCCGCCGCGGCATCCGGCACCACGCTGGCGGCGCCGGGTGGCGGCACGGGCACCTGCACCACGGCCAGCAACTATGCGCACACCCTCGCGGGCCGGGCGTACGCCTATGCGGGCTTCGCGTATGCCCTGGGCTCCAACCAGGGCATGGGCTGGTGGAACGTGTTCGTGACCACCACGCTCAAGCAGACCAGCCCCGGGTACTACGTGATCGGTACCTGCTGA
- a CDS encoding ABC transporter ATP-binding protein: MSTLATKDLTIRFGGHVAVNAVTCSFEPGTLTAIVGPNGAGKTTYFNLISGQLRATAGSVTLGGQDLTGQSVSARTHAGLGRAFQLTNLFPNLSVLENVRLAVQATQEGKHRRGLNLWSIWSDHRALTERALAILHTVAMHERRDTPVASLPHGDQRKLEVALLMALEPQVYMFDEPTAGMSHDEAPVILNLIRELKKDKTKIILLVEHKMDVVRELADRIIVLTNGTLVADGPPAEVIASPVVQEAYLGVTKEAAA; encoded by the coding sequence ATGAGCACCTTGGCCACCAAGGACTTGACCATCCGCTTCGGCGGCCACGTGGCGGTCAACGCCGTGACCTGCTCCTTCGAGCCCGGCACGCTGACCGCCATCGTGGGCCCCAACGGTGCGGGCAAGACCACGTACTTCAACCTCATCTCGGGGCAGCTGCGCGCCACGGCGGGCAGCGTCACGCTGGGCGGGCAGGACCTCACGGGCCAGTCGGTCTCGGCGCGCACGCATGCGGGCCTGGGCCGGGCGTTTCAGCTCACCAACCTGTTCCCGAACCTCAGCGTGCTGGAGAACGTGCGCCTGGCCGTGCAGGCCACGCAGGAGGGCAAGCACCGCCGGGGCCTGAACCTGTGGAGCATCTGGAGCGACCACCGCGCGCTGACCGAACGGGCGCTGGCCATCCTGCACACGGTGGCCATGCACGAGCGCCGCGACACCCCTGTGGCCAGCCTGCCGCACGGCGACCAGCGCAAGCTCGAAGTGGCGCTGCTCATGGCGCTGGAGCCGCAGGTCTACATGTTCGACGAGCCCACGGCCGGCATGAGCCACGACGAGGCGCCCGTGATCCTGAACCTGATCCGCGAGCTGAAAAAAGACAAGACCAAGATCATCCTGCTGGTGGAGCACAAGATGGACGTGGTGCGCGAGCTGGCCGACCGCATCATCGTGCTGACCAACGGCACGCTGGTGGCCGACGGCCCGCCGGCAGAAGTGATCGCCTCGCCCGTGGTGCAAGAGGCCTACCTGGGCGTGACGAAGGAGGCGGCAGCATGA
- a CDS encoding ABC transporter ATP-binding protein: MTTTTNNNTGNLLELKGVHTHIGAYHILHGVDLAVPKGQLTMLLGRNGAGKTTTLRTIMGLWHASQGSVHFGGKDITALNTPQIAGMNIAYVPENMGIFADLTVKENMLLAARGAKNAAQMDTARLEWIFKLFPAVEKFWNHPAGKLSGGQKQMVAVSRAIVEPRDLLIVDEPSKGLAPAIINNMIEAFDQLKKSGVTILLVEQNINFAKRLGDTVAVMDNGQVVHAGSMAALAQDEALQRSLLGLAL, from the coding sequence ATGACCACCACCACCAACAACAATACCGGCAACCTGCTCGAACTCAAGGGCGTGCACACCCACATCGGCGCGTACCACATCCTGCACGGCGTCGACCTGGCCGTGCCCAAGGGCCAGCTCACCATGCTGCTGGGCCGCAACGGCGCGGGCAAGACGACCACGCTGCGCACCATCATGGGCCTGTGGCATGCGTCCCAGGGCTCGGTCCACTTCGGGGGCAAGGACATCACGGCGCTGAACACACCGCAGATCGCGGGCATGAACATCGCCTACGTGCCCGAGAACATGGGCATCTTCGCGGACCTGACCGTGAAGGAAAACATGCTGCTGGCCGCGCGCGGCGCCAAGAACGCGGCGCAGATGGACACGGCACGGCTCGAATGGATCTTCAAGCTCTTCCCGGCCGTGGAGAAATTCTGGAACCACCCGGCCGGCAAGCTCAGCGGCGGGCAAAAGCAGATGGTGGCCGTGAGCCGCGCCATCGTCGAGCCGCGCGACCTGCTCATCGTGGACGAGCCGAGCAAGGGCCTCGCCCCCGCCATCATCAACAACATGATCGAGGCGTTCGACCAGCTCAAGAAGAGCGGCGTGACCATCCTGCTGGTGGAGCAGAACATCAACTTCGCGAAGCGGCTCGGCGACACCGTGGCCGTGATGGACAACGGCCAGGTGGTGCATGCGGGCAGCATGGCCGCGCTGGCGCAGGACGAGGCACTGCAGCGGTCGCTGCTGGGGTTGGCACTATGA